A stretch of Acidobacteriota bacterium DNA encodes these proteins:
- a CDS encoding sulfite exporter TauE/SafE family protein produces the protein MLGSDSIFVLMLLAGLAGGLGHCSGMCGPLVILLSPRQTGRAHTLQLHLGRILSYALIGATLAVLSAILALEVEVFPARRLLLLTAGIVLILSGLATLGLPFLQRGWSRLALSATPLRRASRLAEKAGPFLLGLFWGLLPCGLLYSAYTAAAATGAAAPTPLVGALQGAAVMVLFGLGTTPTLVGISWAAGQVPVRARVWLQRVAGGVVVVSGVVMVVGAL, from the coding sequence ATGTTGGGCAGTGATTCGATCTTCGTGCTGATGTTGCTGGCGGGCCTCGCCGGCGGCCTCGGCCATTGCTCCGGCATGTGCGGCCCGCTGGTGATCCTGCTCTCCCCGCGGCAGACCGGCCGAGCCCACACCCTCCAGCTGCACCTCGGGCGCATCCTCTCCTACGCCCTCATCGGCGCCACCCTCGCCGTTCTCTCCGCCATCCTGGCCTTGGAAGTCGAAGTCTTCCCCGCCCGCCGCCTGCTCCTCCTCACCGCCGGCATCGTCCTGATCCTCAGCGGCCTCGCCACCCTGGGCCTCCCCTTCCTCCAACGCGGCTGGTCCCGCCTGGCCCTCAGCGCCACCCCCCTCCGCCGCGCCTCCCGACTGGCCGAAAAGGCCGGCCCCTTCCTCCTCGGCCTGTTCTGGGGCCTCCTCCCCTGCGGCCTCCTCTACTCCGCCTACACCGCCGCCGCCGCCACCGGCGCCGCCGCCCCCACCCCCCTCGTGGGCGCCCTGCAGGGCGCAGCGGTGATGGTGCTCTTCGGGCTGGGCACGACACCGACGCTGGTGGGGATCAGCTGGGCCGCGGGGCAAGTTCCGGTCCGGGCGCGGGTTTGGTTGCAGCGGGTGGCTGGGGGGGTGGTGGTGGTTTCGGGGGTGGTGATGGTTGTGGGGGCGCTGTAG